GTTCATATTTTCTTCAGAACATTATGCTTTTCCAACCAAGCATCCAGATGTACTAATAAAAAGCACCAACATGAAAcatgtataatataatatgtaaAAATGACTACAGtatgatgtttttatgttgcttAATCTATTTTAGCTCCAGCTCTCTATTACTTGCATATGCCAACAACTCTATAAATTAGAAACCTGATTGTGGAAAATAATGTCAACTATTTGCATTTACTACGATTTTTGCCACACTTCTAAACTCGAACCTTTTGCCACTGAGGTTATAAAATGTACCATATACACATTCTAAAGAATCAATACAATAGCACCTTCAATGCAGCCTATGTAGACATCTGAATTAATCAAAATTGAAGCTTTCGTGACATCAATGTCTGAAAAAACATGGTTGAAGAACTGCTgtgtgagatttaaaaaaaaaaacatgttgttcgTTGAGTAATGAATCTTGAACATAGCTTACGACATTTAACATAAACATATTGAATTCAATAGTTTATCTGCTTTTATATCACACATATAACATATTTGATCATGTTTATCTCCACTTTATACAGTCAAATGCAACTGTTTGcccataaaagaaaaagaacactTTCTTTCACATACTGAGACCTATCTGACTGCAATCTCCACTTGAAAAGACAGGTATACCAAGAGGATTCCCTGGCAGGGAATCTTACTTATTTACTGAGATACACAGTGTTCCAACACTGTAGATTTATCCAAGTGAATAATGTCATACAGACGATGTCGCTGTATCTCTGTCATACCAATCCTGGTCTAATGTCAGTGTAGATCTGGGTCACTATCCCCAAGTGTTTCCCACTGCTTTCATTAAAAATTAACTGTGTCTAAGTATATTTCTATGTCTCTGCTTCCTGAAACCTCAGATGAGTTCCACTTGGCGGGTCAATGAGAAGCAAGTCAACCAAAATTCTTCTCCAactccattgttgttgtaataGGGTTAGTTagtttatttctccttttttattggGGGGTAGGGGTGCTGGAGAGGGGTTATCAATGGACAAGGAAAATTATagctcaataaaaaaataaaaaaacgtatATCAGTGTGGTTAATGAGAATAAGACACAGACGCGTTGGGATAGAATTTAAGGGAATATGAGTAACTCACCGAggttacatactgtatatcccGGCACAGTTTTGTCTCCCGGGGAAAGTCGGCAAGATCCAGGAAGTTGTCCACCACCACTTGGCCAATCAAATCATGGCGAGAGAACCTGTCAAAGTCATATATGCTAAAATGCAGTTTGCGGCTAGACAGCTCGGCATACTCCACAGGAAAGAGAAACACCTCATCAAACACTGGGTGGAGTGTCTTGCGGTGCACCTTTGTCTGGTGCTTATTTTTGCGGTCTGGCAACAAGTAAATCTTAACATATGGATCTGAGGTTCCTGTAAAGTCCTTGGCTGGGAGGTCCTGGGCCTTGTGGATTTTCACTATCAGTTGTTccaagtcaaagtcaaacttcagGACAAAGTGCAGACGCCCACAGCTGTCAGAGTGACGACCGTCTTCAGCATCCACAGAGCGCTGCTTGTAGAGTTCTGGTTTGATTCTGCCCAAACCAGACAGAGACTCCTGACGCTGGAACTGAGCAGGATTGAAGTCTGGATTCGACAAGTTCAACTGACGGCGAAGGGAGTTGTGCCTGCCAAAAAGTAGAATTTGGAGATACAAGtttattcaaatcatttttactGACCATAATCTTAATACGTATGTGGTCCAAACTGTGGTAAAGGAACTCTAAATTTAGAGTTCTAATTGAATATAATTTtaaattttctgttttaattgatGTTTGACCTGCTACACAAAAGCATTTACTGACCGTACAGAGGAGGTGGGCTCAGTAATTTGCCTTTGAACCCTGTCCCTGGCCAGAGTGTGGATCTGGTTTTTCTCCAACTTGGCCTGAGCCTCCAGCGGGATATCAGGCGATGTGTGGCTAATCTTCAGGGCCGACTCTGGTACAGCAATAGATGGGGGTGGCCCAATGGGCTCCTTCACACAACCATCTTCACTGTACTCCCTTTCGTCTCCATCCACCTGCACATCAGACATTAGTGTTTAGGGTGTAAGTGAAACCTACAGTGAAAATGCAAAACTTTGCAACTAAAAATGTGATTGCAGATCTTAAAGATTTGTAATAAGAAAACGgataaaaacaattttattGCATTAGTCTTACTAAAAATTATGCTTACTCAAATTTCTTGAAATCTAACTAACACACGTTGATAATGAGGTTTGGAGTTGATATACCACTGCATGTATACACCTCAATTGGCAACAGGCTGTGGTGTTCTACTGCTAAGCTGCTTCTGCCAGCCAAATCTATTTACAGAAAGTTTGCCTGTGACATGCCCTCAAAAAACAAATTGTTCCATCGGAAATTGGCGTACCGTGACATCAGGCATGGATGTCAGCTTGTTACAGCAGCTCTGGCCCCCTTTCTTTGGTCTtggttaatttttttgttttggtttatttttaaactttatttcacttctttttacTCATATAAAAGACAATACAACTTGTGGGAATATTGATGTTGCATTTCATCAATATTGGAAAAGACCCATTCAGCCAAGCCTCCATTGATCCACTCGTTAACAACCGACAGTACAAACCATCTGTACTGTGTTACAGGAAATGTAAGATCTCTCCCACATTAACTGACTCTGGAGGTTTGTATCCTTGGAAGGCTCATCTGTGGACTGGAGGACAGGCTGCAGGGGGGGGCCTCACATGTTTGCGTTACGTGGCTGATTACACTTTTTTACCGTTTCAACACATATCTGTTTCAGATTCCTCTCTTAAAAAATTCTAATGAATTAAAGATACCTCTGTTAGGACAGGTTGTTGGTCTCCTCCCAGGAAGTGAGCCCCCTTGAGGACATCTGGGAGAAAGCGGCCGCTCAGTGGCACCCAGCACAACTTCCATGACACAAAGACTGAGACGCTGAAGAGAGCCAGACCACAGGTGGTCACCAGCAAGGACAACAGGCTCACAGATACATCTACagagcagaggacagagagcacttacagtgtgaacacagattttctaataactttttttcaaatgctATAATACAGATCTTTAATGTCTGcgaaaaatagaaacaaaaaacattactcCAGATTATATTAGTTAATCCATTATATTAGTTATACCACAATAAgagacacaatcacacactctttcatttttttttaatgaatcacATATTTTGGTAGAGCATCTCACAGTCAGTAGACTGCTCTATTAGAATTTCTTGATTTGTGTATTATGTGCCTTGGACATTCCATAAAAAAGGGGgacatttaaatatgtgtgagtatatacagtatattattatttttctaactGTAGTTTCATCTTTGGGTCTCTCCTTGTTTGTTGTCATAAaaggtttgatggatggattaaaaTGTCTCTGTATGTTGTGTCTGAGCAATAACTGatcatcaatcaatttttatttgtatagcaaaTTCATAATAAGTTTTaactcgagacactttacaaaaagcaggtaaaagaccttactcattgttatgttacaaaaaaaggtaaaaaaccatactctttgttatgttactaaaagcaggtaaaagaccttactcattgttatgttacaaaaagcaggtaaaagaccttactcattgttatgttacaaaaagcaggtaaaagaccttattcattgttatgttacaaaaaaaggtaaaaaaccatactctttgttatgttactaaaagcaggtaaaagaccttactcattgttacgttacaaaaaacaggtaaaagaccttactcattgttatgttacaaaaggcaggtaaaagaccttactcattgttacgttacaaaaaacaggtaaaagaccttactctttgttatgttacaaaaaagggaaaataccatactctttgttatgttactaaaagcaggtaaaagaccttactctttgttatgttacaaaaaaggtaaaagaccatactctttgttatgttactaaaagcaggtaaaataccttactcattgttatgttacaaaaagcaggtaaaacaccttacttattgttatgttacaaaaagcaggtaaaagaccttagtcTTTGTTaagttacaaaaagcaggtaaaagaccttagtcTTTGTTaagttacaaaaagcaggtaaaagaccttagtctttgttatgttacaaaaagcaggtaaaagaccttactcattgttatgttacaaaaagcaggtaaaagaccttactctttgttatgttactaaaagcaggtaaaagaccatactaattgttatgttataaaaagcaggtaaaagaccttacttattgttatgttacaaaaagcaggtaaaagaccttacttattgttatgttacaaaaagcaggtaaaagaccatactctttgttatgttacaaaaagcaggtaaaagaccttacttactgttatgttacaaaaatcaggtaaaagaccttactcattgttatgttacaaaaagcaggtaaaagaccatactcattgttatgttacaaaaagcaggtaaaagaccttactcattgttatgctacaaaaagcaagtaaaagaccttactcattgttatgttacaaaaagcaggtaaaagaccatactcattgttatgttacaaaaagcaggtaaaagaccttactcattgttatgttacaaaaagcaggtaaaagaccttactctttgttatgttactaaaagcaggtaaaagaccatactcattgttatgttataaaaagcaggtaaaagaccttacttattgttatgttacaaaaagcaggtaaaagaccttactctttgttatgttacaaaaagcaggtaaaagaccttactctttgttatgttacaaaaagcaggtaaaagaccttacttactgttatgttacaaaaatcaggtaaaagaccttactcattgttatgttacaaaaagcaggtaaaagaccatactcattgttatgttacaaaaagcaggtaaaagaccttactcattgttatgctacaaaaagcaagtaaaagaccttactcattgttatgttacaaaaagcaggtaaaagaccatactcattgttatgttacaaaaagcaggtaaaagaccttactcattgttatgttacaaaaagcaggtaaaagaccttactcattgttatgttacaaaaagaaggtaaaacaccttactctttgttatgttactaaaaaaggtaaaataccttacttattgttatgttactaaaaaaggtaaaagaccttacttattgttatgttataaaaaaacaggtaaaagaccttactcattgttacaaaaagcaggtaaaagaccttactctttgttatgttactaaaagcaggtaaaagaccttactcattgttatgttacaaaaagtaggtaaaagaccttacttattgttatgttacaaaaagcaggtaaaagaccata
This genomic interval from Labrus mixtus chromosome 4, fLabMix1.1, whole genome shotgun sequence contains the following:
- the syt9b gene encoding synaptotagmin-9b: MPAEREDEICQKALELLSDLCSKGEVQDDNCLDFIYYFRDLARPRYTDSDVSVSLLSLLVTTCGLALFSVSVFVSWKLCWVPLSGRFLPDVLKGAHFLGGDQQPVLTEVDGDEREYSEDGCVKEPIGPPPSIAVPESALKISHTSPDIPLEAQAKLEKNQIHTLARDRVQRQITEPTSSVRHNSLRRQLNLSNPDFNPAQFQRQESLSGLGRIKPELYKQRSVDAEDGRHSDSCGRLHFVLKFDFDLEQLIVKIHKAQDLPAKDFTGTSDPYVKIYLLPDRKNKHQTKVHRKTLHPVFDEVFLFPVEYAELSSRKLHFSIYDFDRFSRHDLIGQVVVDNFLDLADFPRETKLCRDIQYVTSDNVDLGELMFSLCYLPTAGRLTITMIKARNLKAMDITGASDPYVKVSLMCDGRRLKKRKTSTKRNTLNPVYNEAIVFDVPPENIDQISLLIAVMDYDRVGHNEVIGVCKVGSEAETLGRDHWNEMLTYPRKPIAHWHPLIEWVGQGAVGSGSTNSLKTPPSP